CTGGCCTGCGAACTGGCCATCACGGCGTGCGACCTTGCGGAAGTCATCGGCACGGCAGTGGCGTTACAACTGCTGTTTGGCATATCCCTGCTCATGGGGGCGGTCATATCGGTGCTCGATGTTTTTATCGTGCTCTTTCTCATGAACCGGGGTTTCCGTTACCTCGAAGCTTTCGTGATCGGGCTGCTCAGCATTATTGCCCTATGCTTTGCGGTGCAGGTTATTGCTGCCCACCCGCCCATTGCCGCCATGCTGGCAGGTTTCATGCCCCGCGCCGCAATCGTGACCAACAGTCAGATGCTCTATATCGCCATTGGCATCATCGGGGCGACGGTCATGCCACATAACCTCTACCTGCATTCCTCCATCGTGCAGACCCGCGCCTTTCCCCGCACCGAGCCCGGGCGGCGGGATGCGATCCGCTGGGCAACATGGGACAGCACGATTGCGCTCATGCTGGCGCTGTTCATCAACGCCGCCATCCTGATCGTGGCGGCAGCGGCGTTTCACACCAGCGGCCATCAGGACGTAGCCGAGATCGAGGATGCTTACCGCCTGCTCTCCCCCATTCTGGGGCTGGGCATTGCGTCCACGCTGTTTGCGGTCGCACTGCTGGCGGCGGGCACCAACTCCACCATTACCGGCACGCTGGCCGGGCAGATCATCATGGAAGGTTTTTTGCGGCTGCACATGCCGCCCTGGGCCCGGCGGCTGCTCACGCGCGGGCTGGCCATCGCCCCGGTGGTGGCGGTAACAGCACTTTATGGCGACCAGGGCGTGGGGCGGCTGCTCATGCTCAGCCAGGTCATCCTGTCCATGCAACTGCCCTTTGCGGTCATACCGCTGGTCATGTTCGTGTCTGACCGGCGCAAGATGGGGCCTTTTACCATATCGCGGCCTGTCGCCCTCCTGTCATGGGTCGTGACGGCGGTCATCCTCGTGCTCAATTTCAAGCTATTGCTCGATACGATTTCCTGACCGCTACACGGGACCGTGCAGGGCAGTGTTGCAACAATGAACCGCCCCCGCCCCTTCTGTGCGGGGCCAGACAGGCTATAACGCTCACAGCCCGTTATAACATGCGGGAGCGTGACAATATCTACCTGAATGGAAAATAGCCATGTCTGTTGAAAACATGATTCGTGACGCCATCAGCAAGAAAACCGCTGTCGGTTTTACTTTCGATGCCAAGAACTACATCGGCTCCCCCCACGCACTTGGCGAGCGCGACGGCAAGCCGCAGGTGCTGATCTATCGCGGCGAGGATGCCCACGAAAAGCGCGTGCCGCCCATGGGGGAATGGAGCGTCCTGCCGCTTGATACCATCACCGACCTGAAGCTGCTGCCCGGTGAGGAATTCCACGCAGGCCACCCCGATGCGAAGGTGGAAAAGGAACTGCACAAGATAACGCTGCGCGTCGCGTAACACATTTAGCAAGGCCCCTGCCCGGTTATTGGCAGGGGCCCTGTTTTTTTCAGCCCTGCCCCTGCTGTGGGGGCGCTTTGGCCGTGGCATCGATCTTGAGTTCGTTACCCGCCCAGTTATCAATGAAGTTGAGATAGCTTGGCACGGGGAACTTGATGCCCTCGGCATTCATGCGCACGGCAACGCGGCTGTAATACTGCCGGTACACGGTCCATTTCGACCCCGGTGCCGTGCGGATGGAGCCAAGAAAGCGCGCGCCGTTGCCATCAGCCTGTTCAATGCCCAGAAACGTGAAGTCCGACAGGATCAGATGCGTAAAACGCGGGATCTTGCGCAGGGCGGCAAGCTCTTCCTGGAGTATTCTGGTCAACTGCTGCGTGTCCTGGCTGAGGTCGATCATCACATCGACCACAACAAGGTTGTAATCACGCGACGTATTGGCAATCGATGACACCCCGGAGAACGGGATGATATGCAGGTCGCCATTGACCGAGCGCAGCCGCAACGTGCGGATGGACAGATGCTCCACCGTGCCCGACACGCCGCCAGCCGTAACCCAGTCGCCCACCTGTATGGCGTTTTCCACCAGCATGAAGAAGCCGGTGATGAAATCCTTGACCAGGCTCTGCGCGCCAAAGGCGATGGCCGCACCCATGATGCCCGCACCCGTCAGCAGCGGCGCCACGTTGATGCCGATCTGCGAGAGCGTAGTGACCGCGACAATGATGATGATCAGTGCGAGCAGCACGGTCTTGATGATGGGCAGCACGGTGCGCAGGCGGCTCGCGCGCCCTTCCTGTGATGAATTCTCAAACCGCGCAATCTGGCTCTGCAGCACCGCATTGGCGGCCTCCCATATGAACACCGCTACCGTATAGGCAATGATGACCGAGCTGATCGTGCCCATGATCTTCTGCCCCAGCCTGCCATGGAACAGGAAATGAATGGCAGGCAGCCCCAGTGCCTGCAGGAACAGGATGATCGTGGCGAATGACAGCAGGAAGGACAGGATCTTGCGCGCGGCCGGGTAATAATAATTCACCCGCGCCTGCAGGCCGGGATAACGCGCCTCCATGGCGGGCGAGATCTGGAAGAGCCGGTTCTGCACATTATAGGCCAGCACCGAAAACAGGCGCGACAGGATCACGACCGCCGTGGTCAGGATGACCGTGCGGATGATCCACGCATAACCACCCTGGATGTGGGTAGCCCAGATCAGCCACAGCGCAAAGTTGAAGAACATGGCCGGTACCCACCACAGATACACGATGCGCCCCACGAAGGCCCAGAACGGCTGCTGGAGCAGCCGCGCCGAGGGCTGCAGCGCCGAGGCGACATGCCTGCGCACCCGCCACGTAAAGATGGCCACCAGCACATGCTCGATCAGCACCACCGAGCGGATGATGGCCTCCGTGCCGCGGGCCGGCATGTCAAACACGCCGCCCAGCGTGGACAGGCACACCACGACCGAGGGGGCGGCCACCAGAAAGTTGAGCCAGCGCGTGACCATGAAGGCCGTCTGGTCGCTCGCGCTGCACAGCCGGATGGCGGGCGAATGCGGCACGAACAGCGTTTCCATGAGCAGGTAGACCACCCGCGCCACCACATAGGCGTTGGTCAGCGTCAGCGTGACCAGCATGGCCTGGTGGGTGGTGGTAAGCATATAGGCAAAACCGGTGCCCAAGCCAAAGAACAGCCCCACCGGCACCAGCTTGATGAGCAGGTGCATGAGCGAATAGGGCACGCGCGCCAGCAGGCGCAGGGTGGCGTGCTGGGCCTGCATGTCCTGCTCGGTGGCGGCCTGCTGGCCCGCACCTTCCGCCCCCGACGCTGCCTGTGCGGCAGGCTCTGGCGCAGCCGTTGAGGCATCAGGCAGATTGAGACGTTTTTCCGTAGCCAGCGCGCGTGCGGTCACTCCGCGCAGGGGCTTGCGCATCAGCAGCGAGACACCATGCTCGGCCGCCAGCGCCAGCAGCAGGATCAGCGTCGCCCTCCCCACCGCATCAAGCAGGATGCCGCGTGATTGCGGATCGGCGAAGATGGTATGGGTCCAGTGAACGACGAACGCCAGATCCCCGAACAGGGCGACAAAATGCTGTGCCTGAACGATCAGGCTCGCCCGCAGGGCTTCGGTGTCCTGCACCAGGTCGCTGCCCAGGCTGTCGGGCTGCACGGTCAGCTCCTGCGCGGGGGCTGCCGCGTGCGCAGGTGCTGCAGGGGCTGGGGCCGGAGCGGGTGCTTGCGGGAGCCCGGCAGCAATGGCGGCAAGGGTATTTTCAAACTCGGCGCGGCGGGCAGGATCGTTGATCACCGCCAGAACCTGCCGCGCCTGATCGGGGGTCATGCCATGCGCGGGCGTGGGTGCCGCCCCTTCATCCGCCGCGCAGGCCGCGTGCGGGCCGCCGTAGGCCGCCAGCAGGACCAGCAGCCCCAGAACAGCCGCGCGCAATAGGGCCGCAAAGGCCTTGCGCCGCCGGCCCCCTGCGGCAAAATGATCCGCCTCGCCCTGCTGGCCGGTCTGTGTTGAATGGCGCATTTTTTAAATTCCGTCCCGACTGCTCGATCCTGCCGATCTGCCAGGCAGACATGGCGAGGAAGGCGCCGTTACCCGGACAGATGGCGCGATTTATCGCAGAGATGGATGTAAAAGCGCAGACATGGGGAAGCCGGGCAGATATGCAATAAATTGCCCTACCCTTTTAGCCTATACTTTGTGTCATATAAAATTACTTGCCATGCTTAATTTTTATTTACATAATACCTATAAAATAATTTTATATCAATGTATCTTATATCTGAAAAACAAATCAATAAGCCCCGCCTGCCCTGAGCGCGTTTACGGCTTGCCCACATGCTTGCGGATCAGCGGTATGGCGTCCGGGTCATGCTGCAAGGCCCGCGCCAGCAGTTCCTGCCCCAGCGCCTTGAGCGCAAGCGGGTGCATGGTCTCGACCGCGCGGTCGAGGCTGTGCCGCTCCGTATCAGACAGGTCGGGATCATCAACAATGCGCTGGCGCAGCGCCTTTATCGTTGCGGGGCCGGACAGGGTGACGTGCATGTCATCGGGCCGGTCAAGATAAGCGCGACCGGCTGGCGTCAGGCTGGTTTCACCCGTAATGCCAAGACCTGTGGGCCGTATGCCTATGCCGCCCTTGCACAGGCCCTGCAATTCAAGGTCCATCAGGTTACGGGCGTATTTTTCCTCATCAGCCGCCCGCACGGGCCGCAGGGTGGTTGTGCCGCCCTGATCGGCCATGTGGCGTAGTAACTGCCCCTGCAACTCACGGTCAATCACGTCCTGCCTCCGTTCATCATGCCTACAGGTGCCATGATGGTCCGGCAGGCTCAGCCAGACAACAGCCGTGTAAATACATACGGTTATGCACCATCACTCACAATCGGGCACATCCCGGCACCATTGCGGCACATGCGCGCGGGGCACGGGCTCGCGTGCCGCCTGTGTCACCTGGGCCAGTATGCCAAGCGCATGGTCACGCACGGCGCTGGTGTTGACACGGCTGGCTCCTTCGCGGCCCTGCATCATGACCTGCCCGAACTGCCCGAGCCGCCGCAACAGCGTCGCGCGCCGGGCGTCATCAAGATCGAGCACCGCCGCGCAAAAGGCATTTTGCCAGATCTGCACGGCCAGACGCTCCTGTTCAAGCGCGGGCAGAGGGTCATGGCCCTGTGTCATGTCGGTTTATTATCCTGGTTCATAGAGATTGGTTTGAAAATAAACCGTTGCTGGAAAAAGAAAAGTTTTTAGGTCTCGCCTTTTTTCACAAAGGCAGCGTCTTCTGAAGCTTTTTTGAAACAGACTTCACCAAAAACTTTTACAATTTCAGGGCATTACTGGAAAGGGTGGTGTGCCCTCAAGGTTGGGCCACAGGCCATGTGGCGTGCAGGGCACATCATAAGTCAGGTGGTCGGGCTGGATGTCACGCAGAATTTCCATGTTACGGAACAGTTCGCGCCGGTCGGGCCGCAGCGCCTGACGCGACAGGAACGCCCGCGCTTCAGCCTTTGCGGCCTGCATGGGGTAGTCCTGCCCTGCGGGTTTGAGGTGTTCTATGGCCGTATAATCCACAATGCCGACATTATGGCGGTTGCGGTGCGCCGCGTTGCAAAATGCGATGTCCGTCGCCCATGCCCACCGCAATTCGGGGAAAGGATAGACATAGGCCATGGCATCGCGGTGGAAGGCGGTGACCGGTCCATCTTCCACATACCGGGTAATGCGCCCGAGGCTGTTCCATTTGCGATAATTGAACGTAAAGGATGTATAGGAATGGTAACGATGGGCGGGCTGGGATATTTTCAGCCCCATGACTTCGCACAACGATATGAACCCATCGAGAAAACGCGGCGGCAGCGCAACGTCGTCATCGGTAATGACCACCCAGTCGTAATCCTGCAGTTTTACTGTTGAAAGTGCAGTATTGATATTGCCAAACTTGCCCCTGTCGCGCATCTGCGCGGTTACGAAATCCACCTTATGCTTTGTATTCTTCATGCGCCTGAACACATCATGCAACGTGCGCTCGCGTTTTGGCACCCGCACGGATGTGACGAGAATCCTGCGCACCGGCTGCCTGCGGGCAATATTCCTGACATGGCGGGAATACTTCCGGTTATGGAAATCAAACACCATATCCGCCAGGACGGAAGCCTTGCGTCTTTGCCAGAAATTCTTGTGCTGGCAGAAATCTGAATCAAAAAAATCCGTTTTTTCCTGTTCTGGCATTGTCATGTTTTTCTCTCCATTACCATTTCAAGGGTAGCAGACGATGGATGACATACACTGCGACCGAGGCGTGGATATGGCAGCACAAACATGATTCTGTTTACGAAGTTTCAAATTATTTCTGAGGCAATCATATTTGATAATATTCAGCAGCGACCGGAACTGTCCCCGCGCCCGCACGATACGACCAGCAGGGAGACTGCACGCAAGGTCATATTCACCCTGCATGTTTCCTTACAGAGGAAGAATACATCATGCGTATTATTTCTGCCTTTGCAATAACGGGCGTAGTGCTCATGGCCAGCGGGCCGGTCGCCCTGGCCCAGAAGCACCCGACCGACAAGAGCGTGGACCTGCCGGGAGACAATTCCCCCTCTTCCATAGAGCGGGCGCATCCACAGGACCGCAAGACCGTACCGCTGCCTGAAAAGAGTGAACGCACCGGCCCCGCGGACCAGCCCGATCAACCCCTGACCCGGCCACCCGCTGCCAATAAAAGCCCGGACAGCCCCGGCATGTCTTCCAACCATCAGACCCTGCGCAGCCCATCCGCCCTGCAATAGGGAATTACCGGTGATGACATGCTTTTTGCGGGGCTGCTGAACGCAGCCCCGCTTTATCTGATATTGTCACATTTCAACCAAAAACAGGAAACCGTTTCCTGCGCACCCGCCTCAGGCGCAGCTTTTTGCGTGCGACATGGTCATGGCATGGGTTGCAAGATAGCGGAACTGCGCCTGTTCTTCAGGAAAGGCAGGAATGCCCTGCAAGGCATGCGCGGTTTTGCGGTAGCGATGCAGGTTGCTCAGCCGCCGCCAGGGGCGGTCAGGGTGCTGTTTGTTCCACAGGCTGATCGCCCGCAGTTCAACTTCCTGAATGTTTACATCATGATCTGACTTCGGCATGTCCATCTCCCTTGCATCTGCGTTGTGGGTACTGGAACTGTCACGAGGTTTATGCTGGTGCGGTGGGGCATGCCCGCCACGCGCATCCAACGCCGCAATATAGCACAGGTTCCTGCCCGGACACCTACTCTCCCCACACTGTGATGCCGCGGGCCTTTTACACGACGCAATCAAACCTCACGTTTCGTTACGTCCATTACGAAGTTGCACCGGTTAAGGTCGTATCCGTCCTGGGCAATTGCGTGGAGCGTGCATGTTTTTCTTGGTTGGCAGGCCACCAGATCCGCCGGATACATTGAAAATCCGGATCAGCGGGGCGGGCTGAATGCGGGCGGTCATCATGCTGGCATGCTGCGTGTTTCTGGCGGGCTGTGCTGCGCATCGCGTGCCGCTTGATGATGACGGCCTGCCCGTTACAAACGGCCGGGAGATGGACACCCCGGCCGAAGGCGGGACGCCGGGTGGCAGGGGCGGCCTGTGGTCAGACATGCTGCACACCGCCATGCAGACGGGCATGGGCATGCTCCACCATTAACAGCACCCTGCCGCTTTTTTACTTCATGCTGGCGGAAGTCATTTTGGGAAACAGCATGTTTTTCAGCCCCTCCGGGGTAGCTGGCAGTTCACGCTTTCCCGCCTGAACGCCATTTTCCCGCAGCAGGAATGCCAGCAGATCTGCATTCTGGGCCGGTGTCAGCGTACCGGGCGCAAAAAGCGGCATGGCTTTTGACATATAGTCAAACAGTTGGCCCAGCGGCGCCCCCGCCCAGTTGGCGGCAAAGCGGCCCACAAGCGGTGGCACGTCAAAGGCCCCGCCCAGATCCGCCCCATGACACACCGCGCAGAACTGCTGGTAGGCCACAGCCCCCCGCCCGGCCTGCTCTGCCGTGTAATAGGACATGGCGCCGCGCGCGGGCGCCGCATGAGCCAACTGCACTGTCAGGGCCAGCAGCCCGGCGCCCAGGGCAACACCGCGCGCCTTTGTTCGCAGGCCGCGCATCAGCCCTGCCCCGCCGGAAAACGGGCAAAAAGGTTTTCAAATATGCCAATTGCCTTTTCCGCCTCGCTACGGTCGGCATGTTCAAAACTGTTGCCCACGCCGTCCATTTCACCCAGGCCCGCCATGTCAAACCCCTGTATCATCAACCCGTCACTTTTCGAGAGCGCGGAGGCCCCCTTGTATCGCACCCCATAGGCCGCATCCGGCTGCGGTGGCAGCCACGCGGTCTGCCCGCGCACGGGAATGAGCGAACGATCCCCCCACAGGTCACGCGCCGCATAGCCGGGGCAATTGATGATGACAGGCTCGGCCAGGCTTTTCATATCGGCAGGGGTATGGAACTCGCGGATGACGATCCGCCCCCCTGCCTGATAGAACTCGGACAGCAAAAGATGCCCATACGCCCCGAAATTGAAGATCATCAGCGGCGCGCGCCGGGCATAGGGCACCGCAAACGGGTTTTCCTGCGCCGGGATCAGTTCGGCCGCAGGAATGATATCGCGTATCCGCTCGCCATAACTGGCGAATTCGCTCGATTGCTGCGGCATGCCGGTCGAGGCGTAATCCCCCTTGTGGCCCGGATTTTCCGGCTCGGATTCCGGTGCGTCAAAAGGCGTATCTGACAGGACATAACTGTCACGGAAGTCGATCGGGTTGCCGGGCAGGCCGAGATAGTCGCGATAGCTTTTCCATGAATAGCGGGCCATCCGCTCCCATGTATCGGCAAATTGCGGGCCTGCAGGATCTGTCAGCGCCACGCGTGAATCCGGCGTCCAACTGCCATTGGCGCGGACCGAGCGGGTGTGGGGCAGCAGGTCGCGCGTATAGATCGTGACATCAAGCCCCGCGCGCTGCGCCGTCAGCGCCGTGGTCAGGCCAATGACCCCGCACCCCACCACCGCAACGCGCCGGGGCGAAAGCGCAGCCGCCTTGCCCACCGCCATCTCGGCCGAACCCCATGAAAGCGACCATCCGCTGCCCCCATGGCCATAATTATGGATGACCACCTTCTCGCCCACCCGCTCGACATCAAGCCGGGGACCCGCAGCGCGGAACGGACGCAGGCAGACCTTGATATCGGTTATCTGGTCGGCATGGGGGCGCATGGGCACAAGCCGGGGCACCGTGCCGGGCACCGCCGTGCGCCGCAGGGCGGCGGCAGCGGCAGGCACGGAGGCCCACCGGCCACCCGCCAGCGCACCAAGGGCGAGGGAACCGGCAAACAACCCCCTCCGGCCCAGGCGGGGGGGCATGTTCTTCAGGGTGTCAGGAAAACTGTTCACGTTCAAACCTCTGCTTACCGGGCGCCTGTCATGGAAAATCAGCCGGTTTCATGACATGAGCATTCATGCAAATCCGTTTGGAAATATTCTGTATGCTGCTTTTCTGAAATCCGCCGTCATGGCCTGTACCTGCCATAATGAGGCAGGATAATTTTCCTCTCCCCCGCCGTCAAACCATAGCGGAAAAAAAACGGGCCACGGCGTTGAATTAAAATGCTGCCGACCAATCGTTACACTGCGCAGGCACTGGTAGTCCATATGGTCATGGTTGCATAGTTGTTAATATTATGGTATTTATATATATGTTGAATATAATATTCAGGATTTAAATAATGGGAATTAATGCCTCCTATATCGCGCTCCATGGCGTACCGCGTGAAGAAATACTGGCCCTTATGGAATTCAAGGATACGGGAATAGAGGATGAGGCATACGAGGCCGATTTTTCCATTGCCGACATGCCCACGGGGTGGACCATCCTGTGGTCCAGCCAGTGTGAATACCTGCCTGACAGCGAGCTGTTTCACCTGCCTTTCAGGTGCAGGCATAGCATCGTGGGCTGCTGCGTGCTGGAAACAACCATGATGAGCGTCGGCTTCGGGTATGACTATGACGACCATGGGAAGATGTGCAATAGGTGGATCATCACACACGAGGCCAGCAAGGGGCGCGATAACCTTGAATGCACCGGCACCCTGCCACCCGAAAGCAGAGCCATAATCGATGCAGCCCGCGCCGAGGCTGGCACGCACCCGAACGTGGATGTGTTTTTTGACATACCGGTCAGCGTGATCCAGAGCCTGACCGGCTTCCGCTATGACCAGCCGGTTTATGACGGCAAGGAAATCGTTTTTACCGAACTGCGTTCCCTCACCACTGCCTGATCAGGACAGACCGCGACCGCCTGCATCGTGCACGAGACAGACAACGGGCACCTGCCCGCGCGTAAATGGCGTGGCGGCCTGAACGGGTGCCGCGCCCAGCAGGCTGTGCCACGGGCCTGCATGTTGCGCCACGGCCACGCGTAGCGCCATGTCACGCCCCAGCGCCAGCGTATCGGCCTGCACTTCCATGCCCAGCGGCAGGCGCGGGGCAACCACCAGCAGGCTGAACCCGTCATGCTGGCGCAGGAAGGCAATGGCGTGGTCGCGGTCCGCCCCTTCCGCCTCAAGCGGCTGGTAGCTTCCTTTGGCAAACAGGTCAGGGTAGCGGGCCCGAAACGACAGGATGCGCCGAATCAGGTCGAGCTTGACCTGCCCCGTGCGCCAGGTAGCGGCAGAGACGTCAAAACTGTTTGTGTGCTCCAGCAGCGCATGGCGCAGGCCAAAATCAACCGGGCGGCGGTTATCGGGGTCAACGAGGCTGAAATCCCACAGATCACAGCCCTGGTACAGGTCCGGCATGCCGGGCGTGGTCAGTCGCAGCAGGGTCTGCGCCAGCCCGTTGAGCGCGCCTGCCGGGGCAATCCGGGCCACCACCTGCTCCATCTGCGCCATGAAAGCGCCGTTGGCGACAAGGCGGCGCACGAAGACCGTGCAGGCTTCTTCATACGCCGCGTCTGGGTCGAGCCAGTTCGTATGGCGCTTGGCCTCGCGCAGGGCCTTGGTTTGCCATTGCACGATCCGTTCGCACCACGCCTCACGCGTGGCCATGCTGGCAAAAGGAATGAGTGGCCACGCGCCAAGCATGCTCTGGTACAGCATCAGCTCATCAATGCGATCAGGCCCGATGGCCACCTGCGCGCCATTTTGGGCAAACCATTCGCTGACCTGCGCACACCACTGCGGCGCCATCTCGCTCAGCACGGCAAGGCGGGCGCGGCTGTCCTCGCCGCGCTTGTGGTCATGGGTCGCGGTGGTGAGCATCGCCGCGGGGTGCAGGCGTGCCCGCGCGGTGCAACCGGCATGGAAATCGGCAACCGTAAGGCCGAGCCGTGCCGGGTCGGCCCCCACCTCGTTGCGCGAGATCAGGCGCCCGTAGCGGTAGAAGGTCGTATCTTCAGTTGATTTGGCTGCCAGCGGCGCGGTCAGGTGCTCGAATGCCTGCTCGGCACGGCGCACGCAGGCCGCAGGTGCGTGCTCCGGTCGGGCTGACAGCACGCGCATCACCGCATCGAGCACGGGTTCCAGACCGGTTTCAAGCCGTGGCCGGGCAGCGCGCGCCGCAGCGTGCAGGGCCGCGCCATCTTCGGTATGGTCCTGCACCACCTCATCGCCAAAATAGGTGCGGTAGAGCGTGAAGAAGACCAGAACAGCCTCAAGCACCGCCTGCAGGCCCGCAGGCGTGCCATCCTCGCCCCGTGCTTTCAGCGCCGTGGCGAGCAGGCGGGTCAGGCGCCCGAATTCGGCTACAAAACCCTCGGCCAGCAGTTGGGCGCGGGCCTCGCGCGCAATCAGGCCACAGGCTTTGGCGTCTGGCCCGCAAGTTGCCCACAACCGATCCAGCACGGGTGCCGCGCGGTCATCATGCAACACGGCGGAAACCTGATTCATGAAATCATAGCCCGTGGTGCCTGCAATCGGCCAGGCAGCAGGCAGGTCCTCATTGGTGGCAAGAATTTTTTCCACGTAAACGGCAGCCCCCGGCAGGGCGCTTTCGGGGCGCAGGCGGCCCAGCGCATCAAGCCGGGCACGCAGGCGCTGGCAGTAGGCAGCGGGGGCGGCCAGCCCATCGATGTGATCGACCCGCACGCCATCAACCAGTCCGCGCTGGTATAGCGAGAACAGATAGCCATGCATGGCCTCGAACACCTCGGCCCGCTCCACGCACACGGCCACGAGGCCGGTGATGTCAAAAAACCGCCGCCAGTTGATGCGTGTTGCGGCCTCACGCCAGCAGGCCAGACGCCATGACTGCACGGCCAGCAGGTGTTCGAGCCGGGTGCGGCCTGCGGGGTCACATCCATCATGCAAAATGGCAAGGCGCGCCATGGCCCCCTGCCCGCGCTGCGTTGCCACCCAGTGCCGCAGGGCCGCCAGCGCGGAATCCGCTTCCGCCCCCGGCGCGTCACGCAGCGCCACGGTGGTGAAGGCCGCAAGCAGCGCGCCGGGCGCATCCACCTGCGCCAGAAGCCCCGCATAGCTTGCCGGGCAGAGCGGAAAGCGGTGCTCATAGTGATGGATGTGGAACAGTCCCCCTTCCCCGTCATGGCGCAGCTCAAGGCTGCCTGCCACTATTGCCTCGGGCAGCGGGCGGTCAAGAAATGGCAGAAGCACGCGCCCGTGCAGATCCGGATCAGGGTCATGCCAGTCGATGTCGAACCATGTTGCATGGGCCGA
This is a stretch of genomic DNA from Komagataeibacter xylinus. It encodes these proteins:
- the treY gene encoding malto-oligosyltrehalose synthase, whose protein sequence is MNSPPPAALVRATLRLQFRAGMTIDDATALVPQFARLGISHLYASPLFAARPGSTHGYDTVAYDRIDPALGGEAALTRLADRLHAHGMGLILDIVPNHMAVDAHNAWWMDVLAWGQASAHATWFDIDWHDPDPDLHGRVLLPFLDRPLPEAIVAGSLELRHDGEGGLFHIHHYEHRFPLCPASYAGLLAQVDAPGALLAAFTTVALRDAPGAEADSALAALRHWVATQRGQGAMARLAILHDGCDPAGRTRLEHLLAVQSWRLACWREAATRINWRRFFDITGLVAVCVERAEVFEAMHGYLFSLYQRGLVDGVRVDHIDGLAAPAAYCQRLRARLDALGRLRPESALPGAAVYVEKILATNEDLPAAWPIAGTTGYDFMNQVSAVLHDDRAAPVLDRLWATCGPDAKACGLIAREARAQLLAEGFVAEFGRLTRLLATALKARGEDGTPAGLQAVLEAVLVFFTLYRTYFGDEVVQDHTEDGAALHAAARAARPRLETGLEPVLDAVMRVLSARPEHAPAACVRRAEQAFEHLTAPLAAKSTEDTTFYRYGRLISRNEVGADPARLGLTVADFHAGCTARARLHPAAMLTTATHDHKRGEDSRARLAVLSEMAPQWCAQVSEWFAQNGAQVAIGPDRIDELMLYQSMLGAWPLIPFASMATREAWCERIVQWQTKALREAKRHTNWLDPDAAYEEACTVFVRRLVANGAFMAQMEQVVARIAPAGALNGLAQTLLRLTTPGMPDLYQGCDLWDFSLVDPDNRRPVDFGLRHALLEHTNSFDVSAATWRTGQVKLDLIRRILSFRARYPDLFAKGSYQPLEAEGADRDHAIAFLRQHDGFSLLVVAPRLPLGMEVQADTLALGRDMALRVAVAQHAGPWHSLLGAAPVQAATPFTRGQVPVVCLVHDAGGRGLS
- a CDS encoding Nramp family divalent metal transporter; translation: MMPDRPAPPHSTQNTAWRFEKTSGPDQNSLPEVFASVQVPQAGASWLRRLLAFMGPGYMVSVGYMDPGNWATDLQGGAQFGYTLLAVIGLSNFMAVLLQSLSARLGIATGRDLAQACRDHFPPTVNIVLWLACELAITACDLAEVIGTAVALQLLFGISLLMGAVISVLDVFIVLFLMNRGFRYLEAFVIGLLSIIALCFAVQVIAAHPPIAAMLAGFMPRAAIVTNSQMLYIAIGIIGATVMPHNLYLHSSIVQTRAFPRTEPGRRDAIRWATWDSTIALMLALFINAAILIVAAAAFHTSGHQDVAEIEDAYRLLSPILGLGIASTLFAVALLAAGTNSTITGTLAGQIIMEGFLRLHMPPWARRLLTRGLAIAPVVAVTALYGDQGVGRLLMLSQVILSMQLPFAVIPLVMFVSDRRKMGPFTISRPVALLSWVVTAVILVLNFKLLLDTIS
- a CDS encoding glycosyltransferase: MTMPEQEKTDFFDSDFCQHKNFWQRRKASVLADMVFDFHNRKYSRHVRNIARRQPVRRILVTSVRVPKRERTLHDVFRRMKNTKHKVDFVTAQMRDRGKFGNINTALSTVKLQDYDWVVITDDDVALPPRFLDGFISLCEVMGLKISQPAHRYHSYTSFTFNYRKWNSLGRITRYVEDGPVTAFHRDAMAYVYPFPELRWAWATDIAFCNAAHRNRHNVGIVDYTAIEHLKPAGQDYPMQAAKAEARAFLSRQALRPDRRELFRNMEILRDIQPDHLTYDVPCTPHGLWPNLEGTPPFPVMP
- a CDS encoding c-type cytochrome → MRGLRTKARGVALGAGLLALTVQLAHAAPARGAMSYYTAEQAGRGAVAYQQFCAVCHGADLGGAFDVPPLVGRFAANWAGAPLGQLFDYMSKAMPLFAPGTLTPAQNADLLAFLLRENGVQAGKRELPATPEGLKNMLFPKMTSASMK
- a CDS encoding mechanosensitive ion channel family protein codes for the protein MRHSTQTGQQGEADHFAAGGRRRKAFAALLRAAVLGLLVLLAAYGGPHAACAADEGAAPTPAHGMTPDQARQVLAVINDPARRAEFENTLAAIAAGLPQAPAPAPAPAAPAHAAAPAQELTVQPDSLGSDLVQDTEALRASLIVQAQHFVALFGDLAFVVHWTHTIFADPQSRGILLDAVGRATLILLLALAAEHGVSLLMRKPLRGVTARALATEKRLNLPDASTAAPEPAAQAASGAEGAGQQAATEQDMQAQHATLRLLARVPYSLMHLLIKLVPVGLFFGLGTGFAYMLTTTHQAMLVTLTLTNAYVVARVVYLLMETLFVPHSPAIRLCSASDQTAFMVTRWLNFLVAAPSVVVCLSTLGGVFDMPARGTEAIIRSVVLIEHVLVAIFTWRVRRHVASALQPSARLLQQPFWAFVGRIVYLWWVPAMFFNFALWLIWATHIQGGYAWIIRTVILTTAVVILSRLFSVLAYNVQNRLFQISPAMEARYPGLQARVNYYYPAARKILSFLLSFATIILFLQALGLPAIHFLFHGRLGQKIMGTISSVIIAYTVAVFIWEAANAVLQSQIARFENSSQEGRASRLRTVLPIIKTVLLALIIIIVAVTTLSQIGINVAPLLTGAGIMGAAIAFGAQSLVKDFITGFFMLVENAIQVGDWVTAGGVSGTVEHLSIRTLRLRSVNGDLHIIPFSGVSSIANTSRDYNLVVVDVMIDLSQDTQQLTRILQEELAALRKIPRFTHLILSDFTFLGIEQADGNGARFLGSIRTAPGSKWTVYRQYYSRVAVRMNAEGIKFPVPSYLNFIDNWAGNELKIDATAKAPPQQGQG
- a CDS encoding FAD-dependent oxidoreductase, which translates into the protein MGRRGLFAGSLALGALAGGRWASVPAAAAALRRTAVPGTVPRLVPMRPHADQITDIKVCLRPFRAAGPRLDVERVGEKVVIHNYGHGGSGWSLSWGSAEMAVGKAAALSPRRVAVVGCGVIGLTTALTAQRAGLDVTIYTRDLLPHTRSVRANGSWTPDSRVALTDPAGPQFADTWERMARYSWKSYRDYLGLPGNPIDFRDSYVLSDTPFDAPESEPENPGHKGDYASTGMPQQSSEFASYGERIRDIIPAAELIPAQENPFAVPYARRAPLMIFNFGAYGHLLLSEFYQAGGRIVIREFHTPADMKSLAEPVIINCPGYAARDLWGDRSLIPVRGQTAWLPPQPDAAYGVRYKGASALSKSDGLMIQGFDMAGLGEMDGVGNSFEHADRSEAEKAIGIFENLFARFPAGQG